Proteins encoded within one genomic window of Brachybacterium avium:
- a CDS encoding sulfurtransferase, with amino-acid sequence MTVPADPTPALQDYARPEKLVSTQWLADQLAAGRPESLVVVESDEDVLLYETGHIPGAVKIDWHLDLNDPVTRDYVDGTGFAKLMDASGITRETTVVIYGDKSNWWAAYALWVFELFGHQDVRLLDGGRAAWQAEGRELTTSEQGKPAPTTGYPVVERQDAPIRAYREDVLDFLGGPLIDVRSPQEYTGERTHMPDYPQEGTVRGGHIPTARSVPWARAAAEDGRFRSRAELEQIYQGELGFDTATPTVVYCRIGERSAHSWFVLTYLLGFENVRNYDGSWTEWGNGVRLPIAQGTEPGEVPAR; translated from the coding sequence ATGACCGTTCCTGCTGATCCGACTCCTGCCCTGCAGGACTACGCCCGCCCCGAGAAGCTGGTGAGCACGCAGTGGCTCGCCGATCAGCTCGCCGCCGGCCGCCCCGAGAGCCTGGTCGTCGTCGAGTCCGATGAGGACGTGCTGCTCTACGAGACCGGCCACATCCCCGGCGCGGTGAAGATCGACTGGCATCTGGATCTCAACGACCCGGTCACCCGCGACTACGTCGACGGCACCGGCTTCGCGAAGCTCATGGACGCCTCCGGCATCACCCGCGAGACCACCGTGGTGATCTACGGCGACAAGTCGAACTGGTGGGCCGCCTACGCGCTGTGGGTCTTCGAGCTGTTCGGGCACCAGGACGTGCGCCTGCTGGACGGCGGCCGCGCCGCCTGGCAGGCCGAGGGCCGCGAGCTCACCACCTCCGAGCAGGGCAAGCCCGCCCCCACCACCGGCTACCCGGTCGTGGAGCGGCAGGACGCCCCGATCCGCGCCTACCGTGAGGACGTGCTGGACTTCCTCGGCGGGCCGCTGATCGATGTGCGCTCCCCGCAGGAGTACACCGGCGAGCGCACCCACATGCCGGACTACCCGCAGGAGGGCACCGTGCGCGGCGGGCACATCCCCACCGCCCGGTCCGTGCCGTGGGCCCGCGCCGCCGCCGAGGACGGGCGCTTCCGCTCACGCGCCGAGCTGGAGCAGATCTACCAGGGCGAGCTCGGCTTCGACACCGCGACCCCGACGGTCGTGTACTGCCGCATCGGCGAGCGCTCCGCCCACAGCTGGTTCGTGCTCACCTATCTGCTGGGCTTCGAGAACGTGCGCAACTACGACGGCTCCTGGACCGAATGGGGCAACGGCGTGCGCCTGCCGATCGCGCAGGGCACCGAACCGGGCGAGGTCCCCGCTCGATGA
- a CDS encoding asparaginase produces the protein MSAKVTLLSLGGTIFMSQDPAGGRARPDDGAGQRLLATVGGGVEIDSHPLANVSSSDVRPHHLAAVLAQARTAVDAGADGVVLTHGTDTLEETAFLLERYWDREAPLAVTGAMRPASDLGADGPANLRDAVRVATAPSARGLGVLIAFDGHAHLADRVTKASSRSLSAFVSDPSGPLAIIEQDDLRLLHHPLPRAARFPGAPPDRFPAVPVLAAGLDEDLALLDHLPPEQLKGLVIAGVGMGHVSPAAMPRLRRLLGAEIPVVVASRTWSGGTSTHHYAYPGSEVDLLEAGALMAGLLPAAKARLLLQSLLAAEAGPEQIREAFSVYAS, from the coding sequence GTGAGCGCGAAGGTCACGCTGCTCTCGCTCGGCGGCACCATCTTCATGTCGCAGGACCCCGCGGGCGGCAGGGCGCGCCCCGACGACGGTGCCGGCCAGCGGCTGCTGGCCACCGTCGGCGGCGGGGTCGAGATCGACTCGCATCCGCTGGCGAACGTCTCCTCCTCGGATGTGCGCCCCCACCATCTCGCCGCGGTGCTCGCGCAGGCCCGCACCGCGGTCGACGCGGGCGCCGACGGGGTGGTCCTCACCCACGGCACGGACACCCTCGAGGAGACGGCGTTCCTGCTGGAGCGCTACTGGGACCGGGAGGCGCCGCTGGCGGTCACCGGCGCGATGCGCCCGGCCAGCGATCTCGGGGCCGACGGACCGGCGAACCTGCGGGACGCCGTGCGCGTGGCGACGGCGCCCTCGGCCCGTGGGCTCGGCGTGCTGATCGCCTTCGACGGCCACGCCCATCTCGCGGACCGGGTGACCAAGGCGTCCTCCCGGTCGCTCTCCGCCTTCGTCTCCGATCCGTCGGGACCGCTGGCGATCATCGAGCAGGACGATCTGCGCCTGCTGCACCACCCGCTGCCCCGCGCGGCCCGGTTCCCCGGCGCTCCGCCGGACCGCTTCCCGGCCGTGCCCGTGCTGGCTGCGGGGCTCGACGAGGACCTCGCGCTCCTGGATCATCTGCCTCCTGAGCAGCTCAAGGGCCTCGTGATCGCCGGGGTCGGGATGGGGCACGTCTCCCCCGCCGCGATGCCCCGGCTGCGCCGCCTGCTCGGGGCCGAGATCCCCGTGGTCGTCGCCTCCCGCACCTGGTCCGGCGGCACCTCCACCCACCACTACGCCTATCCCGGCTCCGAGGTGGACCTGCTGGAGGCGGGCGCGCTGATGGCCGGGCTCCTGCCGGCGGCGAAGGCGCGCCTGCTGCTGCAGTCGCTGCTGGCCGCCGAGGCGGGTCCGGAGCAGATCCGCGAGGCGTTCTCCGTTTATGCCAGCTGA
- a CDS encoding GOLPH3/VPS74 family protein — protein MMTDTIPAELFLLLTDDAGRQDSTSSRKQALAAAALAELALRERIAIGEERTPRVTVLDPGPLDLPVLDRALAALAKLDGKPIGSVIEHRSMDLTEAIGEGFAAAGAVQRKDGWFSTKWPTHDDSLETALRARIAGAVDDPRTASLQDGILLEILRALGIAHRILKTDLPGLSRRELDQRIKDLHIDHPAATAVKKVMDDMTAVMIATSAAVTIST, from the coding sequence ATGATGACTGACACGATCCCCGCGGAGCTGTTCCTGCTCCTGACCGATGACGCCGGTCGCCAGGACTCGACCTCGTCCCGCAAGCAGGCGCTCGCCGCCGCCGCGCTCGCCGAGCTCGCGCTGCGGGAGCGGATCGCCATCGGCGAGGAGCGCACCCCGCGGGTGACCGTCCTGGATCCCGGGCCGCTGGACCTCCCCGTGCTCGACCGGGCGCTCGCAGCGCTCGCGAAGCTTGACGGGAAGCCGATCGGGTCCGTGATCGAGCATCGCTCGATGGACCTCACCGAGGCGATCGGGGAGGGCTTCGCGGCGGCCGGCGCGGTGCAGCGCAAGGACGGGTGGTTCTCCACCAAGTGGCCGACCCATGACGACTCCCTCGAGACCGCACTGCGGGCCCGCATCGCCGGCGCAGTGGACGACCCCCGGACCGCGAGCCTGCAGGACGGCATCCTGCTGGAGATCCTGCGCGCTCTCGGCATCGCCCACCGCATCCTCAAGACGGACCTGCCGGGCCTCTCCCGCCGCGAGCTCGACCAGCGGATCAAGGACCTGCACATCGACCATCCGGCGGCGACGGCCGTCAAGAAGGTCATGGACGACATGACCGCGGTGATGATCGCGACCTCCGCAGCCGTCACCATCTCGACCTGA
- a CDS encoding bile acid:sodium symporter family protein encodes MTPSSPSPTTKDPAVAPGTSSPSRSPEDRSARIAVTVFPVLILAAAVFAFFVPSAGQALAPFTAIFLGIIMFAMGLTLTIPDFALVVRRPLPVLIGIVAQYLLMPLLGLGIALLLQLPPELAVGVILVGSAPGGTSSNVIAYLSKADTALSVTMTSISTLLAPLLTPLLTLWLAGSYLPVDAGAMAMSIVKMVLIPVVGGLVVRLLLSRLVDKVLPALPWVSVAGISLVIVAVVSGSTEAIVSAGAIVLLAVVLHNGLGYLLGYWAARLLRQGERAARTTSIEVGMQNSGLAATLAASAFAPAAALPAAIFSIWHNLSGAMLATYYRRSAEKHRSDAA; translated from the coding sequence ATGACTCCTTCATCCCCGTCCCCCACGACGAAGGACCCCGCTGTCGCCCCCGGCACGTCGTCCCCCTCCCGGTCCCCGGAGGATCGTTCGGCCCGTATCGCGGTGACCGTCTTCCCGGTCCTGATCCTCGCCGCGGCCGTCTTCGCCTTCTTCGTCCCCTCCGCGGGCCAGGCCCTCGCCCCGTTCACGGCGATCTTCCTCGGCATCATCATGTTCGCGATGGGCCTGACCCTCACGATCCCGGACTTCGCCCTGGTCGTCCGGCGCCCGCTGCCGGTGCTGATCGGCATCGTCGCCCAGTACCTGCTCATGCCGCTGCTCGGCCTCGGCATCGCCCTGCTGCTGCAGCTCCCGCCGGAGCTCGCCGTCGGCGTCATCCTGGTGGGCAGCGCCCCGGGCGGCACCAGCTCCAACGTCATCGCCTACCTCTCCAAGGCGGATACCGCCCTGTCGGTGACGATGACGTCGATCTCCACCCTGCTCGCCCCGCTGCTGACGCCGCTGCTGACGCTGTGGCTGGCCGGCTCCTATCTGCCGGTGGATGCGGGCGCCATGGCGATGTCGATCGTGAAGATGGTGCTCATCCCGGTCGTCGGCGGTCTCGTGGTGCGGCTGCTGCTGAGCAGGCTCGTCGACAAGGTGCTGCCGGCGCTGCCGTGGGTCAGCGTCGCCGGCATCTCGCTGGTGATCGTCGCCGTGGTCAGCGGCTCCACCGAGGCGATCGTCTCCGCCGGAGCGATCGTGCTGCTGGCCGTGGTGCTCCACAACGGTCTGGGCTATCTGCTCGGCTACTGGGCCGCCCGCCTGCTGCGCCAGGGTGAGCGCGCCGCCCGCACCACCTCGATCGAGGTCGGGATGCAGAACTCGGGCCTGGCCGCGACCCTCGCCGCGAGCGCCTTCGCCCCCGCTGCCGCCCTGCCTGCGGCGATCTTCTCGATCTGGCACAACCTCTCCGGCGCCATGCTGGCGACGTACTACCGTCGCAGCGCCGAGAAGCACCGGAGCGACGCCGCCTGA
- a CDS encoding SufE family protein: protein MTDSTALPSAFAEIAEDFHALSGRDRLQLLLDFSNDLPALPARYADHPELLEPVPECQSPIFLITEVEGTGREATARLFFSAPAEAPTTRGFASILAEALDGRTVGEVLDTPESVTGALGLAEVVSPLRLNGMAGMLARIKRQLAVKSAA from the coding sequence ATGACCGACAGCACCGCACTGCCCAGCGCCTTCGCCGAGATCGCCGAGGATTTCCACGCCCTGAGCGGGCGGGACCGGCTGCAGCTGCTGCTGGACTTCTCGAATGATCTGCCGGCTCTGCCCGCACGCTACGCCGATCATCCCGAGCTGCTCGAGCCGGTGCCCGAATGCCAGTCCCCGATCTTCCTGATCACCGAGGTGGAGGGCACGGGCCGGGAGGCCACCGCGCGGCTGTTCTTCTCCGCCCCGGCGGAGGCGCCGACCACGCGAGGCTTCGCCTCGATCCTCGCCGAGGCGCTCGATGGCCGCACCGTCGGCGAGGTGCTGGACACCCCCGAATCGGTCACCGGCGCGCTGGGCCTGGCCGAGGTGGTCAGCCCGCTGCGGCTGAACGGCATGGCCGGGATGCTGGCCCGGATCAAGCGACAGCTCGCGGTGAAGTCCGCGGCCTGA
- a CDS encoding DUF4352 domain-containing protein yields the protein MSTPYGMPPADPQPPAAPQKSRTGLYIGIACGCLLLIAVVAAVGGVGLWMFSRDGGEDGPTAAPSTSESSTEDPTDEPTDEVTEEESDDPLETPSEDPSEEPTSEAGASFTIKVSSPEEGTTLETSTETLTTENGKFIGVAVTITNDGGKEIGLDLDNFTFVDADGEEHALIYGSFSTAGPQIAPDEEADALLYADVPEDMELESITYTDAVGTSGKKIEIPVD from the coding sequence ATGAGCACCCCCTACGGAATGCCCCCTGCGGATCCCCAGCCTCCTGCGGCCCCTCAGAAGAGCCGCACCGGGCTGTACATCGGGATCGCGTGCGGGTGCCTGCTTCTGATCGCCGTCGTGGCCGCGGTGGGCGGTGTGGGGCTGTGGATGTTCTCCCGCGACGGCGGCGAGGACGGTCCCACTGCCGCGCCCTCCACCAGCGAGTCCTCGACCGAGGACCCCACCGACGAGCCGACGGACGAGGTGACCGAGGAGGAGTCCGATGACCCTCTCGAGACGCCGAGCGAGGACCCCTCGGAGGAGCCGACCTCGGAGGCCGGTGCCTCGTTCACGATCAAGGTCTCCTCTCCCGAGGAGGGCACCACGCTGGAGACCTCCACGGAGACGCTGACCACCGAGAACGGCAAGTTCATCGGAGTGGCGGTGACCATCACGAACGACGGCGGCAAGGAGATCGGCCTGGATCTCGACAACTTCACCTTCGTCGACGCGGACGGGGAGGAGCACGCCCTGATCTACGGCTCCTTCTCCACCGCTGGGCCGCAGATCGCGCCGGACGAGGAGGCGGACGCGCTGCTGTACGCGGATGTCCCGGAGGACATGGAGCTGGAGTCGATCACCTACACCGACGCGGTCGGCACCAGCGGGAAGAAGATCGAGATCCCGGTCGATTGA
- the rraA gene encoding ribonuclease E activity regulator RraA translates to MTDVPATTDLHDEHGEALMTCDTQFRQFGARHRFRGEIVTVRSHEDNSLLKEIVREPGRGRVIVVDASGSLHCAMLGDRMAATAQENGWAGLVVHGAVRDSAALAELDLGLKALGTNPRRSHKHGLGERDVPVGFGGAVFTPGAILVSDEDGIVVLPSAG, encoded by the coding sequence ATGACCGACGTCCCCGCCACCACCGACCTGCATGACGAGCACGGTGAGGCGCTGATGACCTGCGACACCCAGTTCCGCCAGTTCGGCGCCCGCCACCGCTTCCGCGGCGAGATCGTCACCGTCCGCAGCCATGAGGACAACTCCCTGCTCAAGGAGATCGTCCGAGAGCCCGGTCGCGGTCGGGTGATCGTGGTGGACGCGAGCGGCTCGCTGCACTGCGCGATGCTCGGCGACCGCATGGCGGCGACTGCGCAGGAGAACGGCTGGGCAGGCCTGGTGGTCCATGGAGCGGTCCGTGACAGCGCAGCCCTGGCGGAGCTGGACCTCGGCCTCAAGGCGCTCGGCACGAACCCGCGCCGCTCCCACAAGCACGGGCTGGGCGAGCGCGACGTCCCGGTCGGCTTCGGTGGCGCCGTCTTCACTCCGGGGGCGATCCTCGTCAGCGACGAGGACGGCATCGTCGTCCTCCCGTCGGCCGGCTGA
- a CDS encoding SRPBCC domain-containing protein — translation MTATPQSQLTDVTRTVTAVKEGHVVSLAQTFEVHPEELWSALTIGSHLEVWFGRASGEAVEGGRYELPDMEARGTVLAAEEPRRLLLTWQVGKSGSEMELLVEPVEPERPDAAEEAGAAATLTATRFTLRHTVPADAHWQTFGPAATGCGWDAALYALALHLEDPSADQMPRLSSFAASPEGAEFTHATAHAWFEAHVASGADKKPARKASVRTAAVYLGEEPELS, via the coding sequence ATGACCGCCACCCCGCAGAGCCAGCTGACCGACGTCACCCGCACCGTCACCGCGGTGAAGGAGGGTCATGTCGTCTCCCTCGCCCAGACCTTCGAGGTCCATCCCGAGGAACTGTGGTCCGCGCTGACCATCGGTTCCCACCTGGAGGTCTGGTTCGGTCGGGCGAGCGGCGAGGCGGTCGAGGGCGGCCGCTACGAACTGCCCGACATGGAGGCCCGCGGGACCGTGCTCGCCGCCGAGGAGCCCCGTCGGCTGTTGCTGACCTGGCAGGTCGGCAAGAGCGGCAGCGAGATGGAGCTGCTCGTGGAGCCCGTCGAGCCGGAGCGGCCGGATGCTGCCGAGGAGGCGGGTGCGGCCGCGACGCTGACCGCCACCCGCTTCACCCTGCGCCACACCGTCCCGGCCGACGCCCACTGGCAGACCTTCGGACCGGCCGCGACCGGCTGCGGCTGGGATGCGGCGCTGTACGCGCTGGCCCTGCACCTCGAGGACCCCTCGGCCGATCAGATGCCACGACTGAGCAGCTTCGCGGCCTCCCCCGAGGGCGCCGAGTTCACCCACGCCACCGCGCATGCCTGGTTCGAGGCGCATGTCGCCTCCGGTGCGGATAAGAAGCCGGCCCGCAAGGCGTCGGTGCGCACCGCGGCGGTCTACCTGGGCGAGGAGCCGGAGCTATCGTGA
- a CDS encoding NAD(P)/FAD-dependent oxidoreductase has product MTNLEAHYDHVIIGGGMAADSAARAIRTASPEATIAILSADPHSPVYRPALSKDLWTGEDADPASQELHTAEETGASLFTSTLVTELWPNSHRVGTARGQSIHYGKALLATGSSARHFPGVEDDRVVCLRTVGDYRHLRGLAQDGARMVVVGGGYIGSEVAAALTRTGAQVTLAHAGRHLLEHLFPASITGHLEQTFAEHSVTLVPGFRLMGIDTEDELVLHSGQAESLHADVAVLGLGAVLNTNLAEHGGLDLDSGAVVVDPYLRTSARDVYAAGDIALFDDPLLGLRHVEHVDHAQASGTAAGKNMAGAEEAYDYTPLFFSDLFDDGYEAVGRLDASLEMREVWNQDRTAAVVHYLEDGKVEGVLLWNTWDSVDRAREVIAASQNDQLAPEELDGQITPG; this is encoded by the coding sequence ATGACGAATCTGGAAGCCCATTACGACCACGTGATCATCGGTGGCGGTATGGCCGCCGATTCCGCCGCCCGAGCGATCCGCACCGCGTCTCCGGAAGCCACCATCGCGATCCTCTCGGCCGATCCGCACAGCCCGGTCTACCGGCCCGCTCTGTCCAAGGACCTCTGGACCGGGGAGGACGCGGACCCCGCCAGTCAGGAGCTGCACACCGCGGAGGAGACCGGCGCGTCGCTGTTCACCTCGACCCTGGTCACCGAGCTGTGGCCCAACTCGCACCGCGTGGGCACCGCGCGCGGGCAGTCCATCCACTACGGGAAGGCACTGCTGGCCACGGGGTCCTCCGCCCGTCACTTCCCGGGCGTCGAGGACGACCGGGTCGTCTGCCTGCGGACCGTCGGCGACTACCGCCACCTGCGCGGGCTCGCGCAGGACGGCGCCCGGATGGTGGTGGTCGGCGGCGGCTACATCGGCTCCGAGGTCGCCGCCGCACTGACCCGCACCGGTGCCCAGGTGACGCTGGCCCATGCCGGCCGCCACCTGCTCGAGCATCTCTTCCCCGCCTCGATCACCGGCCATCTCGAGCAGACCTTCGCCGAGCACAGCGTCACTCTGGTGCCGGGGTTCCGGCTGATGGGCATCGATACCGAGGATGAGCTGGTGCTCCACTCCGGGCAGGCGGAGTCCCTGCATGCCGACGTCGCCGTGCTCGGCCTCGGCGCCGTGCTGAACACGAACCTGGCCGAGCACGGGGGCCTGGACCTCGACAGCGGCGCCGTGGTCGTGGACCCCTACCTGCGCACGAGCGCGCGGGATGTGTACGCGGCCGGGGACATCGCCCTGTTCGACGACCCGCTGCTGGGCCTGCGCCATGTCGAGCACGTCGACCACGCCCAGGCCTCCGGCACCGCGGCCGGGAAGAACATGGCCGGCGCCGAAGAGGCGTACGACTACACGCCGCTGTTCTTCTCCGACCTCTTCGACGACGGGTACGAGGCCGTGGGCCGCCTGGACGCCTCGCTGGAGATGCGCGAGGTGTGGAACCAGGACCGCACCGCCGCCGTCGTCCACTATCTCGAGGACGGGAAGGTCGAGGGCGTGCTGCTGTGGAACACCTGGGACTCGGTGGACCGCGCGCGGGAGGTCATCGCCGCCTCCCAGAACGATCAGCTCGCCCCCGAGGAGCTGGACGGGCAGATCACCCCGGGCTGA
- a CDS encoding BCCT family transporter produces the protein MLNRLHDALRLRTSPVIFFGSAAIIIAFVVGTIAFTEPMGKATEVASDWLLTNLGWFYILGVTVFLAFLIFIAMGRFGRVKLGPDDEPPEHSGGAWFAMLFAAGIGSILMFWGVAEPVSHFGNPPRAAELGIEGGTMDAARDAMNFTYYHFTLHTWTIFTLPALCFAYFIHKRNLPPRVSSIFQPLLGEGIHGPIGKTIDIIAIIGTVFGVAVSVGLGTLQINGGLNQLFGVPENAGWNLIIIGVVCGLALISVSMGLDKGIKVLSNFNIVVAVLMLIFVLLASGATLFIIKGTVESFGSYIVNLPELALWNDTFANTGWQNTWTVFYWAWTITWSPFVGIFIARISKGRSIRQFVTGVLAVPSAFSVIWFGIFGYSSFNIELNGEGGLVDRVVGDGDIPGALFAFLDNYPGAFVISVIAIILVIIFFVTSVDSAALVTDSMANGHEDYNPLGQRIFWGVAIALVTAALLVFSGADGLTALQSTIILVGLPFFVMGWFQMYALLRALKEDAGELPPIRTREWAQVLPPEEYERREEDGEYDTDDYVVEPTFTSEVPVLTDPYEEIADIDLDYQPEQGTLPSRTGSARAELPEDGRVEGS, from the coding sequence TTGCTGAACAGACTGCACGACGCATTGCGATTGCGCACCTCACCGGTGATCTTCTTCGGCTCGGCGGCGATCATCATCGCCTTCGTGGTCGGGACGATCGCCTTCACCGAGCCCATGGGCAAGGCGACGGAGGTGGCCTCGGACTGGCTGCTGACGAACCTGGGATGGTTCTACATCCTCGGCGTCACCGTATTCCTGGCCTTCCTGATCTTCATCGCGATGGGTCGGTTCGGCCGCGTGAAGCTGGGACCGGACGACGAGCCGCCGGAGCACTCCGGCGGTGCCTGGTTCGCGATGCTCTTCGCCGCCGGCATCGGCTCGATCCTGATGTTCTGGGGCGTCGCGGAGCCGGTCAGCCACTTCGGCAACCCGCCGCGCGCCGCCGAGCTGGGCATCGAGGGCGGCACCATGGATGCCGCGCGCGACGCCATGAACTTCACGTACTACCACTTCACGCTGCACACCTGGACGATCTTCACCCTGCCGGCGCTGTGCTTCGCCTACTTCATCCACAAGCGGAACCTGCCGCCGCGCGTCAGCTCGATCTTCCAGCCGCTGCTGGGGGAGGGGATCCACGGGCCGATCGGCAAGACGATCGACATCATCGCCATCATCGGCACCGTCTTCGGCGTCGCGGTCTCGGTGGGCCTGGGGACGCTGCAGATCAACGGCGGGCTCAACCAGCTGTTCGGCGTCCCCGAGAACGCCGGCTGGAACCTCATCATCATCGGCGTGGTCTGCGGGCTCGCGCTGATCTCGGTCTCGATGGGCCTGGACAAGGGCATCAAGGTGCTCTCGAACTTCAACATCGTCGTGGCGGTGCTGATGCTGATCTTCGTGCTGCTCGCCAGCGGTGCGACCCTGTTCATCATCAAGGGGACCGTCGAGTCGTTCGGCAGCTACATCGTCAACCTGCCTGAGCTCGCACTGTGGAACGACACCTTCGCGAACACCGGCTGGCAGAACACCTGGACCGTCTTCTACTGGGCCTGGACGATCACCTGGTCGCCGTTCGTGGGCATCTTCATCGCCCGCATCTCCAAGGGCCGCAGCATCCGCCAGTTCGTCACGGGCGTGCTCGCCGTGCCCTCGGCCTTCTCCGTGATCTGGTTCGGCATCTTCGGCTACTCGAGCTTCAACATCGAGCTCAACGGCGAGGGCGGCCTCGTGGACCGGGTGGTCGGCGATGGGGACATCCCCGGAGCGCTGTTCGCCTTCCTCGACAACTACCCGGGGGCGTTCGTCATCTCGGTGATCGCGATCATCCTGGTGATCATCTTCTTCGTCACCTCGGTGGACTCTGCCGCGCTGGTCACGGACTCGATGGCCAACGGCCACGAGGACTACAACCCGCTCGGGCAGCGCATCTTCTGGGGCGTGGCGATCGCGCTGGTCACCGCCGCGCTGCTGGTCTTCTCCGGCGCAGACGGGCTGACGGCGCTGCAATCCACGATCATCCTGGTGGGGTTGCCGTTCTTCGTCATGGGCTGGTTCCAGATGTACGCCCTGCTGCGGGCGCTGAAGGAGGACGCCGGTGAGCTGCCTCCGATCCGCACCCGCGAATGGGCCCAGGTGCTGCCGCCGGAGGAGTACGAGCGGCGCGAGGAGGACGGGGAGTACGACACCGACGACTACGTCGTCGAGCCGACCTTCACCTCCGAGGTGCCGGTGCTCACCGATCCCTACGAGGAGATCGCGGACATCGACCTGGACTACCAGCCGGAGCAGGGCACCCTGCCCTCGCGCACGGGCAGCGCACGTGCCGAGCTGCCGGAGGACGGACGGGTCGAGGGGAGCTGA
- a CDS encoding DUF3817 domain-containing protein: MHLLSTPSRLYRVLALAEVVTWTLLLGGMFVKYVLHSTELLVRIGGGLHGFTFLSYVVVTVLVAVDQHWRLKDLLLGIGSAVIPYLTVPFERSAHRRGLLGENWRLREEQGRTAPQRLVSLALRHPLPAALIAIVGVAIVFSVLLSLGPPTEWFD; this comes from the coding sequence ATGCATCTGCTCTCCACCCCGTCCCGTCTGTATCGCGTGCTGGCTCTCGCGGAAGTGGTGACCTGGACCCTCCTGCTGGGCGGCATGTTCGTGAAGTACGTGCTGCACTCCACCGAGCTGCTGGTGCGGATCGGCGGCGGGCTGCACGGCTTCACCTTCCTCTCCTACGTGGTGGTCACGGTGCTGGTCGCGGTCGACCAGCACTGGCGGCTGAAGGACCTGCTGCTCGGGATCGGCTCTGCGGTGATCCCGTACCTCACGGTGCCCTTCGAGCGCTCGGCGCACCGCCGCGGCCTGCTCGGCGAGAACTGGCGCCTGCGCGAGGAGCAGGGCCGCACGGCCCCGCAGCGCCTGGTGTCCCTCGCCCTGCGCCACCCGCTGCCGGCGGCGCTGATCGCGATCGTCGGCGTCGCGATCGTGTTCTCGGTGCTGCTCTCGCTGGGCCCGCCCACCGAGTGGTTCGACTGA
- the rlmC gene encoding 23S rRNA (uracil(747)-C(5))-methyltransferase RlmC, producing the protein MRCPHFDSGACRSCTLLDLPRPRQLAEGRARVEQLLAPHLAPAMRWEPPIVGPEAGFRARGKMAVGGTAQAPVLTLPGQSAGTDLCDCPLYPAGVEEVLDGAKALIRRAQVPPYDVARRRGEIKNVLVTASPEGEHLLRLVLRSEQALERIREHLPALLAAHPSVVAVTANIHPDHTTAVEGAQEIHLAGAASIAIRTGDVTLFSRPQSFLQTNTEVAGQLYRQAAAWVREILAERSAPPGDAPRIWDLYCGLGGFALHTALAVPGARITGVEVSAQAIEGAREAARAAGIASATFLTADATDWAARTAAGPEGPPELVVVNPPRRGLGGELAGWLERSGVQDVVYSSCHPATLAADLAAMPSLRIVAGRYVDMFPHTAHAEVIVRLRRR; encoded by the coding sequence GTGCGCTGCCCTCATTTCGACTCCGGCGCGTGCAGATCCTGCACGCTGCTGGACCTCCCCCGCCCCCGGCAGCTCGCCGAGGGCCGGGCCCGGGTCGAGCAGCTGCTGGCCCCTCACCTCGCCCCTGCGATGCGGTGGGAGCCGCCGATCGTCGGCCCGGAGGCGGGCTTCCGCGCCCGCGGGAAGATGGCGGTGGGCGGCACTGCGCAGGCCCCGGTGCTGACCCTGCCCGGCCAGTCGGCCGGCACGGATCTCTGCGACTGCCCGCTGTACCCAGCGGGGGTCGAAGAGGTGCTCGACGGTGCCAAGGCCCTGATCCGGCGCGCACAGGTGCCTCCCTACGATGTCGCCCGGCGCCGGGGCGAGATCAAGAACGTCCTGGTCACAGCGTCACCCGAGGGCGAGCATCTGCTGCGCCTGGTGCTGCGGAGCGAGCAGGCGCTGGAGCGGATCCGCGAGCACCTGCCCGCCCTCCTGGCTGCGCACCCCTCGGTCGTCGCGGTCACCGCGAACATCCACCCCGACCACACCACCGCGGTCGAGGGCGCCCAGGAGATCCACCTCGCCGGCGCCGCCTCGATCGCGATCCGCACCGGCGATGTCACCCTGTTCTCCCGCCCGCAGTCGTTCCTGCAGACGAACACCGAGGTCGCCGGGCAGCTCTACCGCCAGGCCGCGGCCTGGGTGCGCGAGATCCTCGCCGAGCGGTCCGCACCGCCGGGGGACGCGCCACGGATCTGGGACCTGTACTGCGGTCTCGGCGGCTTCGCCCTGCACACGGCGCTCGCCGTCCCCGGCGCCCGGATCACCGGGGTCGAGGTCTCCGCGCAGGCGATCGAGGGTGCTCGCGAGGCCGCCCGCGCCGCCGGGATCGCCTCCGCGACCTTCCTCACCGCCGACGCCACCGACTGGGCGGCGCGGACGGCCGCCGGCCCCGAGGGTCCACCCGAGCTGGTCGTGGTCAACCCGCCCCGGCGCGGCCTGGGCGGCGAGCTCGCCGGCTGGCTGGAGCGCTCCGGCGTGCAGGACGTGGTCTACTCCAGCTGCCATCCCGCCACCCTCGCCGCCGACCTCGCGGCGATGCCCTCGCTGCGCATCGTCGCCGGCCGCTACGTGGACATGTTCCCGCACACAGCGCACGCCGAGGTGATCGTGCGCCTGCGCCGCCGCTGA